One stretch of Chryseobacterium fluminis DNA includes these proteins:
- a CDS encoding XRE family transcriptional regulator, with protein MSIFSDNIRFLRAQKNISQKELADEILMSRVRYSKYEDGRSEAPYEVLIKISKYFNVSIDLLLTVDIRKYPLEDILKLPDNRIVLPVVVDRLGNNSIEIVPQKASMGYLSGYSDPEYIENLQRISLPFLTNGKYRAFPAQGDSMPPFKDGSYIIGKYVENTEELKVNKSYVFVTLNDGISYKRLKAKKKKSITVAADNSFYKPYDISLGEVVEIWQYASGIFPEDFEPDQLENYNLKDLFLELRKDIEKLSNKLPPH; from the coding sequence ATGTCAATTTTCTCAGATAACATCAGGTTTTTAAGAGCTCAGAAAAATATATCCCAGAAAGAACTCGCGGATGAAATTTTGATGAGCAGGGTTCGGTATTCAAAATATGAAGATGGACGTTCAGAAGCACCGTACGAAGTTTTAATTAAAATTTCGAAGTATTTTAATGTAAGTATTGATCTGCTTCTTACCGTGGATATCCGAAAATACCCACTTGAGGATATCCTGAAACTTCCTGACAACAGAATCGTATTACCGGTAGTGGTCGACAGGCTGGGAAACAACAGTATTGAAATTGTTCCCCAGAAAGCATCTATGGGATATTTGTCCGGTTACAGTGATCCGGAATACATTGAAAACCTGCAGAGAATCTCATTACCGTTTTTAACGAATGGAAAATACAGGGCATTTCCTGCTCAGGGTGACTCCATGCCTCCTTTCAAAGACGGATCCTACATTATCGGAAAATATGTTGAAAATACAGAGGAACTGAAGGTGAATAAAAGCTATGTTTTTGTAACCCTCAATGACGGTATTTCCTATAAAAGACTGAAAGCCAAAAAGAAAAAGTCGATCACTGTAGCTGCTGATAATTCATTTTATAAGCCTTACGATATTTCTTTGGGAGAAGTTGTAGAAATATGGCAGTACGCATCCGGAATTTTTCCTGAAGACTTTGAACCCGACCAGCTTGAAAATTATAATCTGAAAGACCTGTTTCTGGAATTAAGAAAAGATATTGAAAAATTAAGTAATAAACTTCCGCCACATTGA
- the dinB gene encoding DNA polymerase IV, producing the protein MNRAIVHMDLDTFFVSCERRNDERLDGIPLIIGGGDRGVVASCSYEARKFGVRSAMPIRMALRLCPEAKVIRGDHELYSNLSHTVTEIIQEKVPVMEKASIDEFYLDLSGMDKFFGCYQWTQEIAAAVTKETGLPISFALSTNKTVSKIGTGESKPVGRLEIKEMEVQPFLNPLSIKKIPMVGDKTFHLLSRMGIRAIHTLAEMPVQVLQQMIGVNGQELWKKANGIDENPVIPYSERKSISTEKTFTNDTMDMPELRRLISGMAEQLAYQLRQEKWLTSTVVVKIRYANFDTETKQHKVAYTSADHTLSRVALELFSKVYTRRMRLRLVGLRFTGLVHGHHQMNLFEDTEEQMSLYQTMDYLKNRFGTDAVGRASGFDFGK; encoded by the coding sequence GTGAACCGAGCAATTGTACATATGGACCTGGATACATTTTTTGTATCCTGCGAGAGGCGTAATGACGAGCGGCTTGACGGGATTCCCCTGATTATAGGAGGCGGAGACCGTGGAGTCGTTGCTTCCTGTTCTTATGAAGCACGGAAATTCGGAGTCCGGTCGGCCATGCCCATCCGGATGGCGCTCAGATTGTGTCCGGAGGCCAAAGTGATCCGGGGTGATCATGAACTTTATTCCAATTTATCTCATACCGTTACCGAAATTATTCAGGAAAAAGTTCCCGTCATGGAAAAAGCAAGTATCGATGAATTTTATCTGGATCTTTCCGGAATGGATAAGTTTTTCGGCTGTTATCAGTGGACGCAGGAAATTGCGGCTGCAGTGACCAAAGAAACGGGGCTGCCGATAAGTTTTGCCTTATCCACGAACAAAACGGTTTCGAAGATCGGAACAGGGGAATCTAAACCGGTGGGAAGGCTGGAAATTAAGGAAATGGAAGTTCAGCCTTTCTTGAATCCACTATCCATCAAAAAGATTCCGATGGTAGGGGATAAGACGTTCCATCTGCTGTCACGGATGGGAATTCGTGCCATTCATACTTTAGCGGAAATGCCGGTGCAGGTCCTGCAGCAGATGATCGGGGTGAATGGTCAGGAACTGTGGAAAAAAGCAAATGGCATCGATGAAAATCCTGTGATTCCCTATTCGGAACGAAAGTCGATTTCAACAGAGAAGACCTTTACGAATGATACGATGGATATGCCAGAGCTCAGAAGACTCATCTCGGGAATGGCAGAACAGCTGGCTTATCAGTTAAGACAGGAGAAATGGCTGACTTCTACGGTCGTTGTAAAGATCCGTTATGCCAATTTTGATACGGAAACCAAACAGCATAAAGTTGCCTATACTTCAGCTGATCATACCTTGTCAAGGGTGGCACTGGAACTCTTCAGTAAAGTGTATACAAGAAGAATGCGGCTGAGGCTGGTAGGGCTGCGTTTCACAGGGCTTGTGCATGGTCATCATCAGATGAACCTGTTTGAAGATACGGAAGAACAGATGAGTTTATACCAGACGATGGATTATCTGAAGAACAGGTTTGGTACTGATGCAGTCGGCAGGGCATCCGGTTTTGATTTTGGAAAATAA
- a CDS encoding DNA polymerase III subunit alpha: MFLNCHSFHSLRYGALSVEKLVQQAEALGIKELVLTDINTVTAIYDFKKVCEGKGIKPIAGMEVRKESRLLYIAIAKEFSGIGEVNTIITAHNRNEEELSEAAPEFKNVFVIYPLHNIPERLRENEFIGIREEELNLLVRPELKKRISEMVVLHPVTFSTKEEYNLHRILRAIDNNTIISKLAEGNLCRKSEYFKSEKEMIHTFQHHPEIIRNTRFILNQCHFEFTYKEKGSTENKNKKYYTQSREEDIELLTRLAYEGLEKRYGTNETARLRVETELKVISDLNFSAYFLITWDIVQHSNRMGFMHVGRGSGANSIVSYCLGITDICPVELDLYFERFLNLNRTSPPDFDLDWSWQDRDAILKYVFEKYGKEHVAFCGTNVEFKYRSIFREVGKAFGLPKEELDMLATKPPETHYSDKIIKSVYKYGKLLEKYPNQRSMHACGILISEDPITNFTALERPPKGFPIAQFDMDVAEDIGLEKFDILSQRGLGTIQDTVDLIRKTRGIDVDIRDTRLSKDEKKANEYLAIGKTIGCFYIESPAMRGLLRRLKCDNYRILVAASSIIRPGVAQSGMMREYIFRHNHPDQFQYFHPIFEEHLKETYGIMVYQEDVIKIAQYFGNLSLADGDILRRAMSGKGRSIKKLREVKANFFKSCTDKGHSLQLTAEAFRQIESFAGYSFCKAHSASYAVESYQSLYLKVYYPLEFMVSVINNQGGFYRTEVYIHEARMSGGNIRVPCVNSSDLQTTLKGKEIFLGLMLLEGLETKIAHGIVEERERNGAYSSLQDFIKRVPVGIETIQILIFIGAFGFTDKPKNELLVEARILLVNFKPENRGLMLIQEPVQEFRLPELKREKFEDAFDEIELIGFPVSCSPFDLLQTQYRGSVFVKDLLRFHKKQVKMMAYLISRKHVPTKKGEMYFGTWIDADGDYFDTAHFPDSLKQYDFQGGGCYLLLGTVEVDYHFPTITIHKMAKMPMIPDPRYAYDKEKQYDIHRQIKEDVSMTNRKPYPQAHEIGLPRYKIE, translated from the coding sequence ATGTTTTTAAATTGTCATTCCTTTCACAGCCTCCGTTACGGAGCTTTATCGGTAGAAAAACTGGTGCAGCAGGCGGAGGCGCTGGGTATTAAAGAATTAGTGCTGACGGATATCAATACGGTTACCGCGATTTATGATTTCAAGAAAGTGTGCGAAGGAAAAGGAATTAAACCCATCGCAGGAATGGAAGTCAGAAAAGAGAGCAGATTACTTTATATTGCCATTGCAAAAGAATTTTCAGGGATCGGTGAGGTCAATACAATAATTACGGCACACAACCGTAATGAAGAAGAACTTTCTGAAGCAGCTCCTGAATTTAAAAACGTTTTTGTGATCTACCCGTTACACAATATTCCGGAGCGCTTAAGAGAAAATGAATTCATAGGAATCCGCGAAGAAGAGCTGAATCTTCTGGTGCGTCCCGAGCTTAAAAAAAGGATTTCTGAAATGGTTGTTCTGCATCCTGTTACCTTCAGTACGAAAGAAGAATACAACCTGCACAGGATTTTGAGAGCGATCGATAATAATACGATTATTTCAAAGCTTGCCGAAGGAAATCTCTGTCGCAAGTCGGAGTATTTTAAATCCGAAAAAGAGATGATTCATACCTTTCAGCACCATCCGGAGATTATTCGGAATACCCGGTTTATTTTAAACCAATGCCATTTTGAATTTACCTATAAAGAGAAAGGAAGCACAGAAAATAAGAATAAAAAATATTATACCCAATCCCGGGAAGAAGATATAGAACTGTTGACCAGGCTTGCCTACGAAGGTCTGGAGAAAAGATATGGTACAAACGAAACGGCAAGATTAAGAGTTGAAACTGAATTAAAAGTAATAAGTGACCTTAATTTCTCTGCCTATTTTTTGATTACATGGGATATTGTTCAGCATAGCAACAGGATGGGATTTATGCATGTGGGAAGAGGAAGCGGGGCCAATTCCATTGTGAGTTATTGCCTGGGAATCACAGATATCTGTCCGGTGGAACTTGATCTTTATTTTGAACGCTTTCTGAATCTCAACCGTACCTCACCTCCTGATTTTGACCTCGACTGGAGCTGGCAGGACCGCGATGCCATTCTTAAATATGTTTTTGAAAAATACGGAAAAGAACATGTGGCATTCTGTGGAACCAATGTAGAATTTAAGTACCGGTCAATTTTCAGGGAAGTGGGAAAAGCCTTCGGGCTTCCGAAAGAAGAGCTCGATATGCTGGCGACAAAACCACCGGAAACGCATTATTCTGATAAAATCATAAAATCGGTGTATAAATATGGGAAGCTTCTGGAAAAATATCCGAACCAGCGGAGTATGCACGCCTGCGGCATTCTGATCTCTGAAGATCCCATTACCAATTTTACCGCTTTAGAAAGGCCCCCGAAGGGATTCCCGATTGCCCAGTTTGATATGGATGTGGCGGAAGACATTGGTCTTGAAAAATTTGATATTCTTTCTCAGAGAGGGTTGGGAACCATACAGGATACTGTAGATCTGATCAGAAAAACAAGAGGAATTGATGTTGATATCCGCGATACAAGGCTTTCCAAAGATGAAAAAAAAGCCAATGAATATTTAGCCATAGGGAAAACAATCGGATGCTTTTATATAGAATCACCGGCCATGCGCGGACTACTCAGAAGATTAAAATGTGACAATTACAGGATACTGGTTGCCGCTTCCTCTATTATCAGACCGGGAGTGGCCCAGAGTGGCATGATGCGGGAATACATCTTCAGGCATAATCATCCGGATCAGTTTCAGTATTTCCACCCCATATTTGAGGAGCATCTGAAAGAGACCTATGGCATTATGGTCTATCAGGAAGATGTGATTAAAATTGCCCAGTATTTCGGAAATCTGTCTCTGGCTGACGGAGATATTCTGCGGAGAGCAATGAGTGGAAAAGGCCGCTCCATTAAAAAACTTCGGGAAGTAAAAGCTAATTTTTTTAAATCCTGTACCGACAAAGGGCATTCGCTTCAGTTAACAGCCGAAGCATTCCGGCAAATAGAATCTTTCGCAGGGTACTCTTTCTGTAAGGCACATTCGGCATCGTATGCAGTAGAAAGCTATCAGAGTCTATACCTGAAGGTCTATTATCCTTTGGAATTTATGGTTTCGGTGATCAATAACCAGGGAGGATTTTACCGGACCGAAGTCTATATTCATGAAGCAAGAATGTCGGGAGGCAATATCCGGGTTCCGTGTGTCAATTCCAGTGATCTTCAGACAACACTAAAAGGAAAAGAGATCTTTTTGGGGCTGATGCTCCTGGAAGGCCTGGAGACCAAAATTGCGCACGGAATTGTTGAGGAACGGGAAAGAAACGGGGCTTATTCCTCTTTACAGGACTTTATTAAACGTGTTCCTGTCGGTATTGAAACCATACAGATCCTGATTTTTATCGGGGCATTCGGATTTACGGATAAACCTAAAAATGAACTCCTGGTGGAAGCCAGAATACTGCTGGTAAATTTCAAACCTGAAAACAGGGGACTTATGTTGATTCAGGAGCCCGTTCAGGAATTTCGGCTTCCTGAGTTAAAAAGAGAAAAGTTTGAGGATGCTTTTGATGAAATCGAACTGATAGGCTTTCCGGTTTCATGCAGCCCGTTTGATCTGTTGCAGACCCAATACAGAGGCTCGGTTTTTGTGAAAGATCTGTTGAGGTTCCATAAAAAACAGGTAAAGATGATGGCCTATCTGATTTCCAGAAAACATGTGCCGACTAAGAAAGGCGAGATGTATTTCGGAACCTGGATTGATGCGGACGGTGATTATTTTGATACGGCCCACTTTCCGGATAGCCTGAAACAATATGATTTTCAGGGTGGAGGATGCTACTTACTTTTAGGAACGGTAGAAGTAGATTATCATTTTCCGACCATTACCATTCATAAGATGGCGAAGATGCCCATGATCCCGGATCCCCGGTATGCTTACGATAAAGAAAAGCAATATGATATTCACCGGCAGATTAAGGAAGATGTAAGCATGACTAATAGAAAACCCTATCCTCAGGCCCATGAGATCGGATTGCCACGATATAAGATAGAATAG
- a CDS encoding alpha-ketoglutarate-dependent dioxygenase AlkB family protein: MMDQLSLFDAEELYEFPKDLLEYREHFLSREEADRLKETLLDTAPWEQHTQKMYDKIVLTPRLTAWYGDPKDDKAEEERKPTNLWTPELFSLKEKIAKEFGCRFNGVLLNLYRDHNDSVAWHRDKESRYGKRPVIASISLGQTRNFDFRKKDHHQSKYSLPLPHGSLLIMKGDLQEHWEHRIAKSAIPMKERINLTFRLVNDLI; this comes from the coding sequence ATGATGGATCAGCTGAGTTTATTTGATGCAGAAGAATTATACGAATTTCCAAAAGATCTTCTGGAGTACAGAGAACATTTTTTAAGTAGGGAAGAAGCAGACCGATTAAAAGAGACTCTGCTGGATACTGCTCCGTGGGAACAGCATACCCAGAAAATGTATGATAAAATCGTACTGACTCCCCGGCTGACAGCCTGGTATGGAGATCCAAAAGATGATAAGGCTGAAGAAGAAAGAAAACCGACAAATCTATGGACCCCTGAGCTGTTTTCTTTAAAGGAAAAAATAGCGAAAGAGTTTGGCTGCCGGTTTAACGGGGTCCTGCTGAACCTTTACAGAGACCACAATGATTCTGTGGCCTGGCACAGGGATAAGGAAAGCAGGTATGGGAAACGGCCTGTCATCGCATCCATTAGTCTGGGGCAGACCCGGAACTTTGATTTCAGGAAAAAAGATCACCATCAAAGCAAATACAGCCTTCCTCTTCCCCACGGCTCGCTACTTATTATGAAAGGCGATCTGCAGGAACATTGGGAGCATAGGATTGCTAAATCTGCCATTCCAATGAAGGAAAGGATTAATCTTACTTTCAGATTAGTGAATGATCTTATATAA